One genomic region from Indicator indicator isolate 239-I01 chromosome 7, UM_Iind_1.1, whole genome shotgun sequence encodes:
- the UBTD1 gene encoding ubiquitin domain-containing protein 1 yields MGGCVGRQRRERPAAGNPRKRAGRNEPLKKERPKWKSDYPMTDGQLRSKRDEFWDTAPAFEGRKEIWDALKAAAYAVEANDHSLAQAILDGANITLPHGSLTECYDELGNRYQLPVYCLAPPVNLILERSEETAAEPAESLPNTRREFALKVRLSTGKDLRLNASMGDTIGQLKKQLQAQEGIDLAWQRWFFSGKLLTDRTRLQETKIQKDFVVQVIVNQPLPSRN; encoded by the exons ATGGGCGGCTGCGTGGGGCGGCAGCGCCGGGAGCGGCCCGCCGCCGGGAACCCCCGCAAGCGAGCAG GCCGCAATGAGCCCCTGAAGAAGGAGCGTCCCAAGTGGAAGAGCGACTACCCTATGACAGATGGGCAGCTGCGCAGCAAGCGGGATGAGTTTTGGGACACAGCCCCTGCCTTTGAGGGCCGCAAGGAGATCTGGGATGCTCTGAAGGCAGCTGCCTATGCCGTGGAGGCCAACGACCACAGCCTAGCGCAGGCCATCCTGGATGGAGCCAACATCACCCTGCCTCATG GGTCCCTCACAGAGTGCTACGATGAGCTGGGCAACCGGTACCAACTGCCTGTCTACTGCCTGGCACCTCCTGTCAACTTGATCCTGGAGCGAAGCGAGGagacagctgcagagccagcagagtCCCTCCCAAACACCCGACGGGAGTTTGCTCTCAAGGTGCGGCTCTCCACCGGCAAGGACCTGCGGCTCAACGCCAGCATGGGAGACACCATCGGGCAGctgaagaagcagctgcaggcacaggagggCATTGACCTGGCCTGGCAGCGCTGGTTCTTCTCGGGCAAGCTGCTCACCGACCGTACACGGCTGCAAGAGACCAAGATCCAGAAGGATTTTGTTGTGCAAGTGATTGTCAACCAGCCCTTGCCATCCAGGAACTGA
- the ANKRD2 gene encoding ankyrin repeat domain-containing protein 2, translating into MELDVERAKELIEQKLAEEEEEEEKRLKGDGAREPPAVERMSTPELEEEKHCGPRNWGLEAIKGQERVRKSSVDLRREIIDVGSIQRLIELRKQRRQRREERAATPEPPPPPEPLEIEGPVEPENFLRAAVQGNMCVIEKFLADGGPPDTCDEFHRTALHRSSLEGHTDILCKLLDSGATIDFRDRLDCTAVHWACRGGHLDAVKLLQDRGADLNVKDKLLSTPLHVATRTGHPDIVEHLIHCGVDINTPDREGDTALHDATRLSRYKIIKMLILHGADMMARNQAGKTPTDLVQQWQVDTRQALETKEQPQGEMEVPA; encoded by the exons atggaGCTGGACGTTGAACGGGCCAAGGAGCTCATTGAGCAgaaactggcagaggaggaggaggaggaggagaag CGACTCAAAGGGGATGGTGCACGAGAGCCACCAGCCGTGGAGCGGATGAGCACAccggagctggaggaggagaaacaCTGTGGTCCCAGGAACTGGGGCCTTGAGGCCATCAAG GGCCAAGAGCGGGTTCGGAAGAGCTCGGTGGACCTGCGTCGGGAAATCATTGACGTGGGGAGCATCCAGCGCCTCATCGAGCTCCGCAAGCAGCGCCGACAGCGCCGGGAGGAGCGGGCAGCCACGCCTGAGCCCCCTCCTCCACCTGAGCCCCTGGAGATT gagggtcCTGTGGAGCCGGAAAATTTCCTGCGAGCTGCTGTCCAGGGAAACATGTGTGTCATCGAGAAGTTTCTGGCAGACGGTGGCCCCCCTGACACATGTGACGAG TTCCACCGCACAGCCCTGCACCGCTCCTCCCTGGAGGGACACACAGACATCCTGTGTAAGCTGCTGGACAGCGGTGCCACCATTGACTTCAGGGACCGG CTGGACTGCACTGCCGTGCACTGGGCCTGCCGAGGTGGGCACCTGGATgctgtgaagctgctgcaggaccGTGGGGCAGACCTCAACGTGAAGGACAAG CTTCTCAGCACCCCTCTCCATGTGGCCACCAGGACTGGGCACCCTGACATCGTGGAGCACCTCATCCACTGTGGAGTGGACATCAACACCCCAGACAGG GAAGGCGACACAGCGCTGCATGATGCCACACGGCTCAGCCGCTACAAGATCATCAAAATGCTGATCCTGCATGGGGCTGACATGATGGCCAGGAACCAG GCTGGCAAGACTCCAACAGATCTGGTGCAGCAGTGGCAAGTGGACACACGCCAGGCATTGGAGACTAAAGAGCAGCCACAGGGAGAGATGGAGGTCCCTGCATGA
- the HOGA1 gene encoding 4-hydroxy-2-oxoglutarate aldolase, mitochondrial, with translation MALSTCLTSPLRRALAALHWAAPGQCRRLSTLPGPGHTLDLRGIFPPLATPFSPVQDVDYVQLEGNLRRYVSIPFRGLVVLGSNGEYPCLAPHERLDVVRCVRQALPRDRLLLAGSGCESTQATIKLTVSMAEAGADVVLVVTPCYYRGAMTSAALVQHYTEVADASPIPVVLYSVPANTGLDLPLEAVLTLAQHPNIVGIKDSGGDISRMGLMVHKTQQEDFQVLAGSASFLMASYALGASGGVCALANVLGDPLCQLDRLCREGSWQEARNLQHRLIEPNMAVTRRFGIPGLKKAMEWFGYYGGPCRPPLAPLSPTQVEELRSTFSTNGWL, from the exons ATGGCGCTCAGCACCTGCCTCACCTCGCCCCTCCGGCGTGCCCTGGCAGCTTTGCACTGGGCAGCCCCTGGGCAGTGCCGAAggctcagcaccctcccagGACCGGGACACACACTTGACCTCAGGGGCATCTTTCCGCCTCTTGCCACCCCCTTCTCTCCTGTGCAGGACGTGGACTATGTCCAGCTGGAGGGAAACCTGCGCCGTTATGTCAGCATCCCCTTTCGAG GGCTGGTGGTGCTAGGCTCCAATGGGGAGTACCCCTGCCTGGCCCCCCATGAGCGGCTGGATGTGGTGAGATGTGTGCGCCAGGCTCTTCCCAGGGACCGCCTGCTGCTGGCCGGCTCAGGCTGTGAAT CCACCCAGGCCACTATCAAGCTGACAGTCAGCATGGCAGAGGCAGGGGCCGATGTGGTCCTGGTTGTGACACCCTGCTACTACCGGGGGGCTATGACCAGCGCTGCCTTGGTCCAGCATTACACAGAG GTCGCTGATGCATCTCCCATCCCCGTGGTGCTCTACAGCGTCCCTGCCAACACAGGCTTGGACCTGCCCCTGGAGGCTGTCCTCACCCTAGCTCAGCACCCCAACATCGTTGGGATCAAAGACAGTGGTGGGGAT ATTAGCCGTATGGGACTGATGGTCCACAAGACACAGCAGGAGGATTTCCAGGTGCTGGCAGGATCAGCCAGCTTTCTGATGGCAAGCTATGCCCTAG GTGCCTCTGGGGGTGTCTGTGCCCTTGCCAACGTCCTGGGGGACCCACTGTGCCAGCTGGATCGCTTGTGCCGTgagggcagctggcaggaggctcGCAACCTGCAGCACCGGCTCATTGAGCCCAACATGGCG GTCACCCGCCGGTTTGGGATCCCAGGATTGAAGAAGGcaatggaatggtttggctACTATGGGGGACCTTGCCGCCCACCTCTGGCCCCGCTGAGCCCCACCCAGGTTGAGGAGCTGAGAAGCACCTTCAGCACCAATGGCTGGTTGTGA